From Equus przewalskii isolate Varuska chromosome 7, EquPr2, whole genome shotgun sequence, one genomic window encodes:
- the KLHL22 gene encoding kelch-like protein 22 isoform X1 encodes MAEEQEFTQLCKLPVQPSHPHCVNNTYRSAQHSQALLRGLLALRDSGILFDVVLVVEGRHIEAHRILLAASCDYFRGMFAGGLKEMEQEEVLIHGVSYNAMCQILHFIYTSELELSLSNVQETLVAACQLQIPEIIHFCCDFLMSWVDEENILDVYRLAELFDLSRLTEQLDTYILKNFVAFSRTDKYRQLPLEKVYSLLSSNRLEVSCETEVYEGALLYHYTLEQVQADQISLHEPPKLLETVRFPLMEAEVLQRLHDKLDPSPLRDTVASALLYHRNESLQPSLQGPQTELRSDFQCVVGFGGIHSTPSTVLSDQAKYLNPLLGEWKHFTASLAPRMSNQGIAVLNNFVYLIGGDNNVQGFRAESRCWRYDPRHNRWFQIQSLQQEHADLCVCVVGGYIYAVAGRDYHNDLNAVERYDPATNSWAYVAPLKREVYAHAGATLEGKMYVTCGRRGEDYLKETHCYEPSSNTWHTLADGPVRRAWHGMATLLDKLYVIGGSNNDAGYRRDVHQVACYSCTSGQWSSVCPLPAGHGEPGIAVLDNRIYVLGGRSHNRGSRTGYVHIYDMEKDCWEEGPQLDNSISGLAACVLTLPRSLLLEPPRGTPDRSQADPDFASEVMSVSDWEEFDNSSED; translated from the exons ATGGCGGAAGAGCAGGAGTTCACTCAGTTGTGCAAGTTGCCTGTGCAGCCCTCACACCCACACTGCGTCAACAACACCTACCGGAGTGCACAGCACTCCCAGGCCTTACTCCGGGGGCTGCTGGCTCTCCGAGACAGCGGCATCCTCTTTGATGTCGTCCTGGTGGTGGAGGGGAGACACATCGAGGCCCATCGCATCCTGCTGGCTGCGTCCTGCGATTACTTCAG AGGAATGTTTGCTGGGGGATTGAAGGAGATGGAGCAGGAAGAGGTCCTGATCCACGGTGTGTCCTACAATGCCATGTGCCAAATCCTGCATTTCATATACACCTCCGAGCTGGAGCTCAGCCTGAGCAATGTCCAGGAGACGTTGGTTGCCGCCTGCCAGCTTCAG ATCCCAGAAATCATTCATTTCTGCTGTGATTTCCTTATGTCCTGGGTGGATGAGGAGAACATCCTCGACGTTTACCGGCTGGCAGAGCTATTTGACCTGAGCCGTCTGACTGAGCAGCTCGATACCTACATCCTCAAGAACTTTGTGGCCTTCTCACGGACTGACAAGTATCGCCAGCTTCCCCTGGAGAAGGTCTACTCCCTCCTCAGCAGCAACCGCCTGGAGGTCTCCTGCGAGACCGAGGTGTACGAGGGCGCCCTGCTCTACCATTACACCCTGGAGCAGGTGCAGGCTGACCAGATCTCGCTGCACGAGCCCCCCAAGCTCCTGGAGACAGTGCGGTTTCCCCTGATGGAAGCCGAGGTCCTCCAGCGGCTGCATGACAAGCTGGACCCCAGCCCGCTGAGAGACACAGTGGCCAGCGCTCTCCTCTACCACCGGAATGAGAgcctgcagcccagcctgcaggGCCCGCAGACGGAGCTGCGGTCGGACTTCCAGTGTGTTGTGGGCTTCGGGGGCATTCACTCCACGCCGTCCACTGTCCTCAGCGACCAGGCCAAGTACCTGAACCCCCTGCTGGGAGAGTGGAAGCACTTCACCGCCTCCTTGGCCCCCCGCATGTCCAATCAGGGCATCGCGGTGCTCAACAACTTCGTGTATCTGATTGGAGGGGACAATAACGTCCAGGGCTTCCGTGCCGAGTCCCGATGCTGGAG GTATGACCCGAGGCACAACCGCTGGTTCCAGATCCAGTCCCTGCAGCAGGAGCACGccgacctgtgtgtgtgtgtggtgggcggGTACATCTACGCGGTGGCTGGCCGCGACTACCACAATGACCTGAATGCTGTGGAGCGCTACGACCCCGCCACCAACTCTTGGGCCTATGTGGCCCCACTTAAGAGGGAG GTGTATGCTCATGCGGGCGCCACGCTGGAGGGGAAGATGTATGTTACCTGCGGCCGCAGAGGAGAGGACTACCTGAAGGAGACGCATTGCTACGAGCCGAGCAGCAACACGTGGCACACCCTGGCCGACGGGCCCGTGCGGCGGGCCTGGCACGGCATGGCCACCCTCCTGGACAAACTGTATGTGATCGGAGGCAGCAACAACGACGCTGGCTACAGGAGGGATGTGCATCAG GTGGCCTGCTACAGCTGCACATCCGGGCAGTGGTCATCTGTCTGCCCGCTCCCAGCAGGGCACGGCGAGCCTGGCATCGCTGTGCTAGACAACAGGATCTACGTGCTGGGCGGCCGCTCGCACAACCGCGGCAGCCGCACGGGCTACGTGCACATCTACGACATGGAGAAGGACTGCTGGGAGGAGGGGCCCCAGCTAGACAACTCCATCTCGGGCCTAGCGGCCTGCGTGCTCACCCTGCCCCGCTCCCTGCTCCTCGAGCCTCCCCGTGGGACCC
- the KLHL22 gene encoding kelch-like protein 22 isoform X2 yields MAEEQEFTQLCKLPVQPSHPHCVNNTYRSAQHSQALLRGLLALRDSGILFDVVLVVEGRHIEAHRILLAASCDYFRGMFAGGLKEMEQEEVLIHGVSYNAMCQILHFIYTSELELSLSNVQETLVAACQLQIPEIIHFCCDFLMSWVDEENILDVYRLAELFDLSRLTEQLDTYILKNFVAFSRTDKYRQLPLEKVYSLLSSNRLEVSCETEVYEGALLYHYTLEQVQADQISLHEPPKLLETVRFPLMEAEVLQRLHDKLDPSPLRDTVASALLYHRNESLQPSLQGPQTELRSDFQCVVGFGGIHSTPSTVLSDQAKYLNPLLGEWKHFTASLAPRMSNQGIAVLNNFVYLIGGDNNVQGFRAESRCWRYDPRHNRWFQIQSLQQEHADLCVCVVGGYIYAVAGRDYHNDLNAVERYDPATNSWAYVAPLKREVYAHAGATLEGKMYVTCGRRGEDYLKETHCYEPSSNTWHTLADGPVRRAWHGMATLLDKLYVIGGSNNDAGYRRDVHQTREHWWSSLVSKQLFPVLSVPLPCCWVLSRR; encoded by the exons ATGGCGGAAGAGCAGGAGTTCACTCAGTTGTGCAAGTTGCCTGTGCAGCCCTCACACCCACACTGCGTCAACAACACCTACCGGAGTGCACAGCACTCCCAGGCCTTACTCCGGGGGCTGCTGGCTCTCCGAGACAGCGGCATCCTCTTTGATGTCGTCCTGGTGGTGGAGGGGAGACACATCGAGGCCCATCGCATCCTGCTGGCTGCGTCCTGCGATTACTTCAG AGGAATGTTTGCTGGGGGATTGAAGGAGATGGAGCAGGAAGAGGTCCTGATCCACGGTGTGTCCTACAATGCCATGTGCCAAATCCTGCATTTCATATACACCTCCGAGCTGGAGCTCAGCCTGAGCAATGTCCAGGAGACGTTGGTTGCCGCCTGCCAGCTTCAG ATCCCAGAAATCATTCATTTCTGCTGTGATTTCCTTATGTCCTGGGTGGATGAGGAGAACATCCTCGACGTTTACCGGCTGGCAGAGCTATTTGACCTGAGCCGTCTGACTGAGCAGCTCGATACCTACATCCTCAAGAACTTTGTGGCCTTCTCACGGACTGACAAGTATCGCCAGCTTCCCCTGGAGAAGGTCTACTCCCTCCTCAGCAGCAACCGCCTGGAGGTCTCCTGCGAGACCGAGGTGTACGAGGGCGCCCTGCTCTACCATTACACCCTGGAGCAGGTGCAGGCTGACCAGATCTCGCTGCACGAGCCCCCCAAGCTCCTGGAGACAGTGCGGTTTCCCCTGATGGAAGCCGAGGTCCTCCAGCGGCTGCATGACAAGCTGGACCCCAGCCCGCTGAGAGACACAGTGGCCAGCGCTCTCCTCTACCACCGGAATGAGAgcctgcagcccagcctgcaggGCCCGCAGACGGAGCTGCGGTCGGACTTCCAGTGTGTTGTGGGCTTCGGGGGCATTCACTCCACGCCGTCCACTGTCCTCAGCGACCAGGCCAAGTACCTGAACCCCCTGCTGGGAGAGTGGAAGCACTTCACCGCCTCCTTGGCCCCCCGCATGTCCAATCAGGGCATCGCGGTGCTCAACAACTTCGTGTATCTGATTGGAGGGGACAATAACGTCCAGGGCTTCCGTGCCGAGTCCCGATGCTGGAG GTATGACCCGAGGCACAACCGCTGGTTCCAGATCCAGTCCCTGCAGCAGGAGCACGccgacctgtgtgtgtgtgtggtgggcggGTACATCTACGCGGTGGCTGGCCGCGACTACCACAATGACCTGAATGCTGTGGAGCGCTACGACCCCGCCACCAACTCTTGGGCCTATGTGGCCCCACTTAAGAGGGAG GTGTATGCTCATGCGGGCGCCACGCTGGAGGGGAAGATGTATGTTACCTGCGGCCGCAGAGGAGAGGACTACCTGAAGGAGACGCATTGCTACGAGCCGAGCAGCAACACGTGGCACACCCTGGCCGACGGGCCCGTGCGGCGGGCCTGGCACGGCATGGCCACCCTCCTGGACAAACTGTATGTGATCGGAGGCAGCAACAACGACGCTGGCTACAGGAGGGATGTGCATCAG ACAAGAGAACACTGGTGGTCATCATTGGTCAGCAAGCAACTATTTCCAGTTTTATCTGTGCCTCTCCCCTGCTGTTGGGTGTTGTCGCGGAGGTAA